In one Solidesulfovibrio fructosivorans JJ] genomic region, the following are encoded:
- the nifH gene encoding nitrogenase iron protein, protein MRKIAIYGKGGIGKSTTTQNTVAGLAEMGNRIMVVGCDPKADSTRLLLGGLQQKTVLDTLREEGEDVDLDDILKVGYKDTRCTESGGPEPGVGCAGRGIITSINLLEQLGAYQADKKLDYVFYDVLGDVVCGGFAMPIRDGKAEEIYIVCSGEMMAMYAANNICKGIVKYADAGTVRLGGLICNSRKVDNEREMIEELAERLGTQMIHFMPRDNQVQRAEIHRKTVIDYSPEHQQADEYRALAEKVHNNEMFVVPKPMSINELEKLLIDFGIAN, encoded by the coding sequence ATGCGAAAGATCGCCATTTACGGCAAGGGCGGTATCGGCAAATCCACGACCACCCAGAACACCGTGGCCGGCTTGGCCGAGATGGGCAACCGGATCATGGTGGTGGGCTGCGACCCCAAGGCCGATTCCACCCGCTTGCTGCTCGGCGGCCTGCAACAAAAGACCGTCCTCGACACCCTGCGCGAGGAAGGCGAGGACGTCGATCTCGATGATATCCTGAAGGTCGGCTACAAGGACACCCGCTGTACCGAATCCGGCGGACCGGAACCGGGCGTCGGCTGCGCCGGCCGCGGCATCATCACTTCCATCAACCTCCTGGAACAGCTCGGCGCCTACCAGGCGGACAAGAAACTCGACTACGTGTTCTACGACGTCCTCGGCGACGTCGTGTGCGGCGGTTTCGCCATGCCCATCCGCGACGGCAAGGCCGAGGAAATCTATATCGTCTGCTCCGGCGAAATGATGGCCATGTACGCGGCCAACAACATCTGCAAGGGCATCGTGAAATACGCCGACGCCGGCACCGTGCGCCTGGGCGGGCTCATCTGCAACAGCCGCAAGGTCGACAACGAGCGCGAGATGATCGAGGAGCTGGCCGAGCGCCTCGGCACCCAGATGATCCACTTCATGCCCCGCGACAATCAAGTCCAGCGGGCCGAGATCCACCGCAAGACCGTCATCGATTATTCCCCCGAACACCAGCAGGCCGACGAGTATCGGGCCCTGGCCGAAAAAGTCCACAACAACGAGATGTTCGTTGTGCCCAAGCCCATGTCCATCAACGAGTTGGAGAAGCTGCTCATCGACTTCGGCATCGCCAACTGA
- a CDS encoding efflux RND transporter periplasmic adaptor subunit encodes MLQRLLLLLAAAAMIFVGAWWLYTGGRAPQRAESPQPVAVIPVTPPLPSPVRPAPGPAPAWIAAPGVVEPRSGVIRLGFATEGVIGSVDVEEGDTVQQGQILARLAGPESQAGIAAGGQALAASEARLDDLSPSAGKKERQDAKDAVDAARAALAAAQVRAEKAMLRSPLHGIVLRKFRRPGEVVSPSRDTPVLTVGDTSKLRVRAAVPERDIARLAVGQHAVLIPEAFAKHRFTGIVSRLAPALRGPRDFRVLEVVIDLDGTPRLPVGLAVQVYIVVRPGGEKELEQGMPTGERGKQKRGSAPGPRRGT; translated from the coding sequence ATGCTGCAACGCCTGCTCCTCTTGCTTGCCGCCGCCGCCATGATCTTCGTCGGAGCCTGGTGGCTCTACACCGGCGGGCGTGCCCCACAGCGCGCCGAGTCGCCGCAACCCGTGGCCGTGATCCCGGTCACGCCGCCGCTTCCCTCGCCGGTCCGGCCGGCCCCCGGTCCCGCGCCGGCCTGGATCGCCGCGCCCGGAGTGGTGGAACCCCGGTCCGGGGTGATCCGCCTGGGCTTCGCCACCGAAGGCGTCATCGGCTCGGTCGATGTGGAAGAAGGCGATACCGTGCAACAAGGGCAAATCCTGGCCCGCCTGGCCGGTCCCGAGTCCCAGGCCGGGATCGCGGCGGGCGGGCAGGCCCTGGCCGCAAGCGAGGCCCGTCTCGACGACCTGTCCCCATCCGCCGGCAAGAAAGAACGCCAGGATGCCAAAGACGCCGTCGACGCCGCCAGGGCCGCATTGGCCGCCGCCCAGGTGCGGGCCGAAAAGGCCATGTTGCGCTCCCCCCTCCACGGCATTGTGCTGCGCAAATTCCGCCGTCCCGGCGAAGTCGTCTCCCCCTCCCGCGACACCCCGGTCCTCACTGTGGGCGATACAAGCAAACTGCGCGTGCGCGCCGCCGTGCCCGAACGCGACATCGCCCGCCTCGCCGTGGGACAACACGCCGTCCTCATCCCCGAAGCCTTTGCCAAACATCGTTTCACCGGCATCGTCTCCCGTCTCGCCCCCGCCCTTCGCGGGCCGCGTGATTTTCGCGTTCTCGAAGTCGTCATCGACCTCGACGGCACGCCGCGACTCCCCGTCGGCTTGGCCGTGCAGGTCTATATCGTCGTGCGCCCCGGCGGAGAAAAGGAGCTGGAGCAGGGGATGCCGACAGGGGAGAGGGGGAAGCAGAAGCGGGGCTCCGCCCCTGGACCCCGCCGGGGGACTTGA
- a CDS encoding helix-turn-helix domain-containing protein, producing MSERMKARTTDGFVEFSLRVPESQAERVGAALRAIVALLPEASETAPVADEDLDDDTLYSPDEVFGSWTPGAAVRAYRLREGLTQAALARGIEVTRSVVSDLETGRRPVSGAMARRLGEFFKAEYKNFL from the coding sequence ATGTCGGAACGCATGAAGGCGCGGACTACGGACGGCTTTGTTGAATTTTCGCTTCGCGTGCCCGAATCCCAGGCCGAGCGGGTTGGCGCGGCGCTTCGGGCCATTGTGGCGCTGTTGCCGGAGGCGTCCGAAACGGCTCCGGTCGCTGACGAGGATTTGGACGATGACACCCTGTATTCCCCGGATGAGGTCTTCGGCTCCTGGACGCCGGGAGCGGCGGTCCGGGCCTACCGCCTGCGCGAGGGGCTGACCCAGGCAGCGCTGGCCCGGGGCATCGAGGTCACCCGTTCGGTGGTCAGCGATCTGGAGACCGGGCGGCGGCCGGTCAGCGGAGCCATGGCCCGGAGATTGGGAGAATTTTTCAAGGCGGAGTACAAGAATTTTTTGTAG
- a CDS encoding ATP-dependent 6-phosphofructokinase has protein sequence MRNNKDAILDLSLTPEDTAVTTLGAPACDSPKHVGTFVLDDAAVLVGITRASVSCDSQVPVFFEEAGPRQKIFFSPHKTKLAVVTCGGICPGINDVIRSIVMEAHHQYGAAATLGIRYGLRGFIPACRHDVREFSPENVAEIHQFGGTVLGSSRGPQPVDEIVDAMERLGIGFCIFIGGVGTMRAAQAIQTEIASRNLAIGIVCIPKTVDNDIHFVSRTFGFLTAAEQATESIACAHVEALGAPYGIGLVKLMGRQSGFIAAEASMGLKHVNMVLVPEEPFSLTGPGGVLEVLEKRLRSRGHAVIVAAEGAGQHLIPATGRFDPSGNPVLGDFCGLFAREIKRHFKEQGLPITLKSIDPSYIVRAVPANTADAVYCGFLGRLAVHAGMAGKTGIMIGSVNDHYVHVPLSLVTRERKHIDINSEYWQAVLDSTGQPRFAAQFDQP, from the coding sequence ATGCGCAACAACAAGGATGCCATACTCGACCTGTCGCTGACCCCGGAGGACACCGCCGTGACAACCCTCGGCGCCCCCGCCTGCGACAGCCCCAAGCATGTGGGCACGTTCGTGCTCGACGACGCGGCCGTGCTGGTCGGCATCACCCGGGCCTCGGTCTCCTGCGACAGCCAGGTTCCCGTCTTCTTCGAGGAAGCCGGGCCGCGACAAAAAATCTTCTTCTCGCCCCATAAGACCAAGCTCGCCGTGGTCACCTGCGGCGGCATCTGCCCCGGCATCAACGACGTCATCCGCTCCATCGTCATGGAAGCCCACCACCAGTACGGCGCGGCCGCCACCCTCGGCATCCGCTACGGCCTGCGCGGCTTCATCCCGGCCTGCCGCCACGACGTGCGGGAATTCTCGCCGGAAAACGTGGCCGAAATCCACCAGTTCGGCGGCACGGTGCTCGGCTCCTCGCGCGGCCCCCAGCCCGTGGACGAAATCGTCGACGCCATGGAACGCCTCGGCATCGGCTTTTGCATTTTCATCGGCGGCGTCGGCACCATGCGCGCCGCCCAGGCCATACAAACCGAAATCGCTTCCCGAAACCTCGCCATCGGCATCGTGTGCATCCCCAAGACCGTGGACAACGACATCCACTTCGTCTCGCGCACCTTCGGCTTTTTAACCGCCGCCGAACAGGCCACCGAATCCATCGCCTGCGCCCACGTCGAGGCCCTCGGCGCGCCCTACGGCATCGGGCTCGTCAAGCTCATGGGCCGGCAGTCGGGATTCATCGCCGCCGAGGCCAGCATGGGCCTCAAACACGTCAACATGGTCCTCGTGCCGGAAGAACCCTTCTCCCTCACCGGCCCGGGCGGCGTGCTCGAGGTGCTGGAAAAACGCCTGCGCTCCCGCGGCCATGCCGTCATCGTCGCCGCCGAAGGCGCGGGACAACACCTCATCCCCGCGACCGGACGCTTCGACCCCTCGGGGAATCCGGTGCTCGGCGATTTCTGCGGCCTTTTCGCCCGCGAAATCAAACGCCATTTCAAGGAACAAGGCCTCCCCATCACGCTCAAGTCCATCGACCCGAGCTACATCGTGCGCGCCGTGCCCGCCAACACCGCCGACGCCGTGTATTGCGGCTTCCTCGGCCGCCTTGCCGTCCACGCCGGCATGGCCGGCAAGACCGGCATCATGATCGGGTCGGTCAACGACCACTACGTCCACGTCCCGCTGTCGCTCGTCACCCGTGAACGAAAGCACATCGACATCAACTCCGAGTACTGGCAGGCCGTGCTTGATTCCACGGGCCAGCCGCGCTTCGCCGCCCAGTTCGATCAACCCTGA
- the cobT gene encoding nicotinate-nucleotide--dimethylbenzimidazole phosphoribosyltransferase — protein sequence MPLTLPEVLAAIRPVDPALFAVAKNHLDSLTKPRGSLGRLEELAQRLFAISGGKAPTMDPARIYVCAGDHGVAAEGVSLFPQEVTRQMVANFLAGGAGINVLADTAGIDIRVVDAGCLGDPFPPHPLFAGSRVASGTEDLAVGPAMSVDTCTKALLLGASLAAQAAAEGVKCLGTGDMGIANTTPSTALFCAYLFLDPETITGPGTGLDASGVRRKAEIVAKGLELHEKVIDSGDPVAILAALGGLEIACLAGLVLGAAANKLPIAVDGFISTAAYVAARAIAPDVADYAVVSHASAEPGYAPIMNALDHKPLLDLGLRLGEGTGAALAIFLMRASANVYNNMATFAAAGVSEG from the coding sequence ATGCCGCTGACTCTCCCCGAGGTCCTGGCCGCCATCCGGCCGGTGGACCCGGCCCTTTTCGCCGTTGCCAAGAACCACCTCGACAGCCTGACCAAGCCCCGGGGCAGCCTCGGTCGCCTGGAAGAACTGGCCCAACGCCTCTTCGCCATATCCGGCGGCAAAGCCCCGACCATGGACCCGGCCCGCATCTACGTCTGCGCCGGCGACCACGGCGTGGCCGCCGAAGGCGTGAGCCTGTTTCCCCAGGAAGTCACCAGGCAGATGGTGGCCAACTTCCTGGCCGGCGGCGCGGGCATCAACGTCCTGGCCGATACCGCCGGCATCGACATCCGCGTCGTCGACGCCGGATGCCTGGGCGACCCGTTCCCGCCACATCCCCTCTTCGCCGGCTCCCGCGTCGCCTCCGGCACCGAGGACCTGGCCGTCGGCCCGGCCATGAGCGTCGACACCTGCACCAAGGCCCTGCTCCTCGGCGCATCCCTGGCCGCGCAGGCCGCCGCCGAAGGCGTCAAATGCCTGGGCACCGGCGATATGGGCATCGCCAACACCACCCCGTCCACCGCGCTTTTCTGCGCCTACCTGTTCCTCGACCCGGAAACCATCACCGGCCCCGGCACCGGACTCGACGCCTCCGGCGTGCGACGCAAGGCCGAAATCGTGGCCAAGGGCCTCGAACTGCACGAAAAGGTCATCGACTCCGGCGACCCCGTGGCCATCCTGGCGGCACTCGGCGGCCTCGAAATCGCCTGCCTCGCCGGGCTCGTCCTCGGCGCGGCCGCCAACAAGCTCCCCATCGCCGTGGACGGCTTCATCTCCACCGCCGCCTACGTCGCCGCCCGGGCCATCGCGCCCGACGTGGCCGACTATGCCGTCGTCAGCCACGCCTCGGCCGAGCCCGGCTACGCCCCCATCATGAACGCCCTGGACCACAAGCCGCTCCTTGACCTCGGCCTGCGCCTCGGCGAAGGCACCGGCGCGGCCCTGGCCATCTTCCTCATGCGCGCCAGCGCCAACGTCTACAACAACATGGCCACCTTCGCCGCCGCCGGCGTCAGCGAAGGCTAG
- a CDS encoding type II toxin-antitoxin system RelE family toxin, translating into MSWTVGISGRVAKQIRRLPEPVRAIARQLVHEIETSGPVRQGWPHYGKITGRPGCHHCHIRRGRPTYVAVWKEAGEAQEVEVTYVGTHEGADYGRLC; encoded by the coding sequence ATGTCATGGACGGTTGGCATCTCCGGCCGCGTGGCCAAACAGATACGACGGCTGCCCGAGCCGGTGCGGGCCATCGCACGCCAACTTGTCCATGAAATCGAGACATCCGGCCCCGTGCGACAGGGTTGGCCGCATTACGGCAAGATCACGGGGCGACCGGGATGCCACCACTGCCATATCCGGCGCGGACGGCCGACATATGTGGCGGTGTGGAAGGAAGCCGGCGAAGCACAGGAGGTGGAGGTGACCTATGTCGGAACGCATGAAGGCGCGGACTACGGACGGCTTTGTTGA
- a CDS encoding glycosyltransferase — translation MGRTFVFLPPLRAVSGGLAVLLEVAGALAASGREVGLVLREAGATPLTLPAGIPAVSLTDAGMGPGDVYLVPEGWPNALAPGLSAGARCVVYCQNWAYLFNGLPEGVAWDRLPVSFLAVSDPVARYIERALGVLPPVLRPVIDPARFYPPRAKPAPAPVRVGYMPRKNKGLAAMIRRMVEARAPRAGMPLEFVPIDGLPPDGVAEALRSCHVFLATGFPEGCPLPPLEAMACGCVVAGFAGFGGFDYMRQAGESGYVPSVPLRDVPWGGNGFYAADNDVFGATACLEAACRLWGEGGGKLATVLENGRMTVAAYGESARREALLRIGEGLGAATKNSCTPP, via the coding sequence GTGGGACGCACGTTCGTTTTTCTGCCGCCGCTGCGCGCCGTTTCGGGCGGGCTGGCGGTGCTGCTCGAGGTGGCCGGGGCGCTTGCGGCCTCGGGGCGCGAGGTCGGGCTGGTGTTGCGCGAGGCCGGGGCCACGCCGCTTACGCTGCCGGCCGGTATTCCGGCGGTATCCCTGACCGATGCCGGCATGGGGCCGGGGGACGTGTATCTCGTGCCCGAGGGCTGGCCCAACGCCCTGGCCCCGGGGCTTTCCGCCGGGGCGCGCTGCGTGGTGTATTGTCAGAACTGGGCGTATCTTTTCAACGGACTGCCCGAGGGGGTGGCCTGGGACAGGCTGCCGGTGTCGTTTCTGGCCGTGTCCGATCCGGTGGCGCGCTATATCGAGCGGGCCCTCGGCGTATTGCCGCCGGTCTTGCGCCCGGTCATCGACCCGGCCAGGTTTTATCCGCCCCGGGCCAAGCCCGCGCCCGCGCCGGTGCGGGTGGGGTACATGCCGCGCAAAAACAAGGGGCTCGCCGCTATGATCCGGCGGATGGTCGAAGCGCGCGCGCCGCGTGCCGGCATGCCCCTCGAATTCGTGCCCATAGACGGGCTGCCGCCGGACGGCGTGGCCGAGGCGTTGCGCTCCTGCCATGTTTTTCTGGCCACCGGGTTTCCCGAGGGCTGCCCCTTGCCGCCGCTCGAGGCCATGGCCTGCGGCTGCGTCGTGGCCGGGTTCGCCGGGTTCGGCGGGTTCGACTACATGCGCCAGGCCGGCGAAAGCGGCTACGTGCCGAGCGTGCCGCTTCGCGACGTTCCCTGGGGCGGGAACGGATTTTACGCGGCGGACAATGACGTTTTCGGGGCGACGGCGTGTCTGGAGGCGGCCTGCCGGCTGTGGGGCGAGGGCGGCGGGAAGCTGGCGACGGTGCTGGAGAATGGAAGAATGACGGTGGCGGCGTATGGGGAGTCGGCGCGGCGGGAGGCGCTTTTGAGGATAGGGGAGGGCCTTGGCGCGGCTACAAAAAATTCTTGTACTCCGCCTTGA
- a CDS encoding aminotransferase-like domain-containing protein yields the protein MPAFAKRMSQVRRSFIREILKVTADPSIISFAGGLPKPDLFPIGPMADAAARVLAENGPAALQYSVTEGEPELREWIAARYKARKNMDIDPANILVTSGSQQSLDLIGKVFLDPGDLLAVELPGYIGAIQAFSLFEPEFAGVPLTPQGPDIDRLTELLLTRKAKMFYAVPNFQNPSGMTYSLAARRAVAETLRVSDTVFVEDDPYGELRFAGEPMPPVSSFLPGGDGFMLGTFSKIVAPGLRLGWVAATPEAMPKLVTAKQASDLHSSTFVQRVLVRYLIDNDLDAHIATIKSVYGAQRNLMLERIKAEFPEGVTCTEPEGGMFLWVTLPEGCSAFDLFDLCIKEKVAFVPGGPFFVDGGGARAMRLNFSNADPDRIVEGIARMGRGIKALLAKTSCAAVA from the coding sequence GTGCCCGCTTTCGCCAAACGCATGTCCCAGGTGCGTCGTTCGTTTATCCGGGAAATCCTCAAGGTCACCGCCGATCCGTCCATCATCTCCTTTGCCGGCGGACTCCCGAAGCCCGACCTTTTCCCCATCGGCCCCATGGCCGACGCCGCCGCCCGCGTATTGGCCGAGAACGGTCCCGCCGCCCTGCAATACTCCGTCACCGAAGGCGAGCCGGAACTGCGGGAATGGATCGCCGCCCGCTACAAGGCCCGCAAGAATATGGATATCGATCCGGCGAATATCCTCGTCACCAGCGGCTCCCAGCAAAGCCTGGACCTCATCGGCAAGGTCTTTCTCGATCCGGGCGATTTGCTCGCCGTGGAGCTTCCCGGCTACATCGGGGCCATACAGGCCTTTTCGCTGTTCGAGCCGGAGTTCGCCGGCGTGCCGCTGACGCCCCAGGGCCCGGACATCGACCGGTTGACGGAACTGCTGCTTACCCGGAAAGCCAAGATGTTCTACGCCGTGCCCAATTTCCAGAACCCCTCGGGCATGACCTACAGCCTGGCGGCCCGGCGGGCCGTGGCCGAGACGCTGCGCGTTTCCGACACGGTGTTCGTGGAGGACGATCCCTACGGCGAGTTGCGTTTCGCCGGCGAACCCATGCCCCCGGTGAGCTCGTTTTTACCCGGTGGGGACGGCTTCATGCTCGGCACCTTCTCCAAGATCGTCGCGCCGGGGCTGCGCCTGGGCTGGGTGGCGGCCACGCCGGAAGCCATGCCCAAGCTCGTCACCGCCAAGCAGGCTTCCGATCTGCACAGTTCCACCTTCGTGCAGCGGGTGCTCGTGCGCTACCTGATCGACAACGACCTCGACGCCCATATCGCCACGATCAAGTCCGTCTACGGCGCGCAGCGAAACCTCATGCTCGAGCGCATCAAAGCGGAATTCCCCGAGGGCGTCACCTGCACCGAGCCCGAGGGCGGCATGTTCCTCTGGGTAACCCTGCCCGAGGGCTGCTCGGCCTTCGACCTGTTCGACCTGTGCATCAAGGAGAAGGTGGCTTTCGTGCCGGGCGGGCCGTTTTTCGTCGACGGCGGGGGGGCGCGGGCCATGCGGCTCAACTTCTCCAACGCCGACCCGGACCGCATCGTGGAGGGCATCGCCCGCATGGGGCGCGGCATAAAGGCGCTTCTGGCCAAGACCAGCTGCGCCGCCGTCGCGTAG